The following coding sequences are from one Streptomyces angustmyceticus window:
- a CDS encoding S1C family serine protease: protein MSTENEGAAVPSEAKPPTGPQPDRASASASGAQTPGAPPAAPPPPDFAPTVTPASGGGFDGPGRMPPYHDGRVPQPGYGHPGDDPTADRTAQIPAYPGAGAGGGGWGQQPPHGGGDPWGTTGGPVPKRRNGGLIAAVLVAALVAGGIGGGIGFWAAGQNDSASTTVSASGDPGALNRKPTSVSGIAQKALPSVVTIEAQGATGEGGTGTGFIYDKQGHILTNNHVVASAADGGKLTATFSNGKKYDAEVVGHAQGYDVAVIKLKNASGAQLNPLPLGKSSNVQVGDATIAIGAPFGLSGTVTTGIISAKDRPVASSDGGGTSASYMSALQTDASINPGNSGGPLMDAAGNVIGINSAIQSAGNGGGLGGESQQSGSIGLGFAIPIDQARRVAQDLIRTGKPVYPQIGVQVGMRDTGNGATIARTGNNGSDAVTPNGPADKAGLKPGDTITKLDDTVVDSGPTLISEIWQHKPGDQVTLTYKRGGKEHTAHVTLGQRTGDK from the coding sequence GTGAGCACCGAGAACGAGGGAGCCGCCGTCCCGTCGGAGGCCAAGCCGCCGACCGGGCCGCAGCCGGACCGCGCCTCCGCGTCCGCCTCCGGCGCCCAGACTCCCGGCGCCCCGCCCGCGGCGCCCCCGCCGCCGGACTTCGCGCCGACGGTCACCCCGGCCTCCGGCGGCGGCTTCGACGGTCCGGGGCGGATGCCTCCGTACCACGACGGACGCGTCCCGCAGCCCGGCTACGGCCACCCCGGCGACGACCCCACGGCCGACCGGACCGCCCAGATCCCCGCCTACCCGGGGGCCGGAGCGGGCGGAGGCGGCTGGGGCCAGCAGCCTCCCCACGGCGGCGGCGACCCCTGGGGCACGACCGGCGGCCCCGTCCCCAAGCGGCGCAACGGCGGCCTGATCGCGGCCGTCCTGGTGGCCGCGCTGGTCGCCGGCGGCATCGGCGGCGGCATCGGCTTCTGGGCCGCGGGCCAGAACGACAGCGCCTCGACGACGGTCTCCGCGTCCGGCGACCCCGGGGCGCTGAACCGCAAGCCCACCTCCGTCTCCGGGATAGCGCAGAAGGCGCTGCCGAGCGTCGTGACGATCGAGGCCCAGGGCGCCACCGGCGAGGGCGGCACGGGCACCGGCTTCATCTACGACAAGCAGGGCCACATCCTCACCAACAACCACGTCGTCGCCAGCGCGGCCGACGGCGGCAAGCTCACCGCGACGTTCTCCAACGGCAAGAAGTACGACGCCGAGGTCGTCGGCCACGCCCAGGGCTACGACGTCGCCGTGATCAAGCTGAAGAACGCCTCCGGCGCCCAGCTCAACCCGCTCCCGCTCGGCAAGTCCTCCAACGTCCAGGTCGGCGACGCCACGATCGCCATCGGCGCCCCCTTCGGCCTGTCCGGCACGGTCACCACCGGCATCATCAGCGCCAAGGACCGCCCGGTGGCCTCCAGCGACGGCGGCGGCACCAGCGCCTCGTACATGAGCGCCCTGCAGACGGACGCCTCGATAAACCCCGGCAACTCCGGCGGCCCGCTGATGGACGCCGCCGGCAACGTCATCGGCATCAACTCCGCCATCCAGTCGGCCGGCAACGGCGGCGGCCTGGGCGGCGAGTCCCAGCAGTCCGGCAGCATCGGCCTGGGCTTCGCCATCCCCATCGACCAGGCGCGGCGGGTGGCACAGGACCTGATCAGGACCGGAAAGCCGGTCTACCCCCAGATCGGCGTCCAGGTCGGCATGCGGGACACCGGAAACGGCGCGACCATCGCCCGCACCGGCAACAACGGCTCCGACGCCGTCACCCCGAACGGCCCCGCCGACAAGGCGGGCCTCAAGCCCGGCGACACCATCACCAAGCTCGACGACACCGTCGTCGACAGCGGCCCCACCCTCATCAGCGAGATCTGGCAGCACAAGCCCGGCGACCAGGTCACCCTGACCTACAAGCGCGGCGGCAAGGAGCACACCGCCCACGTCACCCTGGGCCAGCGCACAGGCGACAAGTGA